The nucleotide sequence TCTTGATGAGAGCGATTCtcctaattatttttcttagacTCTTTGTTTCTATTATAAATAAACCGGACCTCATAGAGACTTAAACTCTTTGCTCTTACTTATAAATAAATAGGACCTCATAAAGTCTTAAAAATACACGTGTGACGACACATCATGCACGTGATTATAGATCTTTTCTCATCTTCCTCTAGTCTTATTTCATGGCTTATAATGATCATGTGAAAGATACGAAGAGAGGAGAATAAAAGTAGAATTCATCTTGTAGATTTATGTTATTGCTTCTTACGGATCGAATTACATATTACATTCTTAGATCaaaagagattttctaaatgacatCTAAAGACACATGCATTCTAATCGTTGAgctatgattatttaattttagttattagcataaagttttctaTATAATAATAACATGATTATAGTTTTTTATACGTACAAGTAATGCCTCATCCTTGCTTAACAACCatagagaaaagaggaagaaagttGACTTTAGTCAACTTCGATCATGGTCAATAGATCAACTTTTGGTTAGCATGGATAATTACTTAATTTTCTTTTACATCCCATATTAATTTTATTTGGGTAAATTTTTTGGGGTTTCTTTATGTTTGTTTTGTATTTTTTGACGTTTGATTTTTTTCGTCTACTCATCAACATCTCTCTCATGACTATGTAAACTTTAATTCTTCTCTATAATCTTCATTACCACAAAGCAAAGTTCATCTCTATCATCCAGGATTTATGTTAGGCGAATGGCCTTCTCATAGTTGAAACAAGGGTTGGTCTTGAAAACTACTTGCCAAGAAGAGGGATACGTGAGAAATTTGGAAGTCAAAATCAACACCAAATTTGTGTTCAAAGGGTAGATTTCGGTGTGACGTTAAGACTGCTGTTTTCCAATTTATATGACTGCATCCATTGATCTTTAGCACCCAAGAAAATAGTAGCACCTGAGGCAGACTAGGATTGTTCATTGGCGCAGAGGTAGCCTTGGCTCATGGACCACTGTCAGTAGGAGATAGTACTCTAGATTACGGAAATAGCCTATAGGAGTCCAAGGTCTTTGCGGAGCAACTGAAACCTCCTTGAAGTCATACATTTCCCTTTCTCTCGCTACCCTTCTTCTTAGCACTGCTTTatttacaaaaaagaaactcTTTGGCTCTTGGAACATCTAATAATCAGCTTTGTTTAATATTACTTGGCTTAACTTGGAAAATAAAGCAAGATTTTTTGGTTTAGGGGGATTCATATGTGGTCTACTTCTTTATTAAACCTGAAAACAAGGGCTTCGTCCTCTGTTTTGCTGTTCCTTTATTCTCCCTGAGTTGATGATATAGATTATAGTCCGTTCTTTCTCTGCCTGTTGGTTCATGTTTCTTGTATACATTGTTTGTTGCTGTAGGAGAAAGTCATGAGCTGCAAATCTAATTTTCTTCTGAATGCAAAGAGAAAGTCCTAGTCAGATTCCAAACAGCCTCATGCTGATCTAAAGCATGACGCTCAAGTATGTCAATTCAGGCATCCATCCAGGAGAACACTACAAACAAATTGAGCCATGCATGATGCATGACCCAGTGCCAAGCCACAACATCGATGTAAACATCTCCATCATCTCCAACCTTCATACCGAGCTATAAACCCTAGGAATTTGGTATATTCTCCTTGGATCTATCTTTACTTCCCCGCATTGGATTCCATTTGACAACTACCCTGTCTCACCGAGCAGAAGAAAACATGAACATGTATACAAGAACACATGAACGCAAGAGAAAATAAACCATCATTCATATAATAGATTGCATGGCACAGAAGGCTGAGAGGGCTGTGGTGGTTGTCAAAAGAGCATTTAAGGCCCAGTCATGGGAATAAATAAGATTTCTTGGAACGCGACCTGCATTGACTGATAACAGGTGTTTGACTGGAATCGCAACCCTAAGCGCTTCATAAGCGCCAATATATCAGTTATAAACCTATAGATCATCAGAAGAGGAAGCTACAATGATGTCTCAGAAGGACAAGAAAAGCACTAAGGTGGACCAAACGGGAGGAGCGTTAAGAGGAGGACGAAGCAAACTTGTAGTACTTATCGACCGGTGCTGAGACATCCCAGGTGCAACTAAGTCCCTTGGGGAAGATCACAAGGTCACCAGCGCCGAACTCCACGGACTCGGAGGAACCCTTGATGTAAGCCGTCACCTTCCCcttcaccaaatagcacatctcttCTGCATCAAACTTTAGAGGGAACCTCCCCGGAGGGCAACCCCACCTGAAGAACAGTAGCAGTAGATTTGTATATACATAAGAGAAAACAACTGCACGGTAGCAGACTTAATAGCGCAAGGACGCACAGATTAATCTTCGGCCATCATAAACAGTTGTGTGATCATAATCCAAGAGAAGGAAAAGGTGAGAAGAGAGTCTGTATGTAAGCTCACTTGGGCCATGACTTGATGCCAAGTTCCAGCAGGCGTGACTGAGGAGGGTTCCTCTCCACGGTGATGGAAATGGAGGGGGCGTCAGTCCCCGTGGCGCCTGGGTTTGAGCTTGAGGCCATGGAGGATCAACAAGGACGAGAGGacaaggaggaagaggacgatgCTGCTTTTTATATTGCGAGAGATGGTAGAGGGAATCTCCACGAATGCATTACGAGAGCTgtgatctaatattttattcggaCTCTGACATGTATGTGACCCCAAGCACTCGATCGAGATATATATAGGTGAATTGAAGGTTAATGAGCACTGTATCGTTTCTGGTGGCAGAGCAACCATGGAGCAGTCCCCTGAAAGCTATCGAGTTGCAGCTATGAAAGACGATCTTTTAGTTGTCGTTACTGAAGAGATACACTTCTTGATTGTGGAAAATGATTGTGCATATTTATTAAGGAGCAAATACGACAATCAACTTGATTGCTAATATCAATCCACTTGTGCGATGAACTGGAAAAAATTGGTTGAACCTAAGGATTTCACGCATGCTGGGAATCCATTTTCTTGGTCAAAGATATGACCGAGCGAGTTGACTCGGGACTCGGTTTTATCCTAACGTGATTTGAGTCAGCGACGAAATAAATATTAGTCTCCAGTGAATCCAAATCGGTAAATCAATAAGATATGGTTCGTTTGTCTATGCATCGTGTTGGCTTCACAACCGAGTCGACTCGGAGCACCCGAACCACATCCTGTGTAGTTCAACGCAGTCCATACCGATCgggtcagccagttgacctccatcgCAACCGACGTGGCGGCACCGCTCCCGCTGGTTCTGCTCAGCGCAAAGAAAACGTGATCTTATCTGTGATGTTTAAGCCATGGTTGTAAGTGGGTCAGATTAGGAGCTCCAGTTCGAGTCAACTCTGCCCTGCTGTGTTTACCGAAACCTGACAAAGCCGGCCCAGTTACAGGAGAAGGTTTCCTCGAAGAGGATGGTACAACGTACCTTGGCAGATACCACCGTATCGTATATCTACTCCTGCCAAAGTCTCTCTTGCTGATATGATCTGTAATATGAAAGGCTTGCATCACCTGCAGTCACTGCTTTCCTGCGGCCTTCAGACCGATGTGTGAGCCTTATAATGTTCAGGTATTGTTGGCCTGTCCTTATCACTTGCTTGCATGCACTTGTGACTATCTTCTCAGTGTTTTGTGTCATTCCTTTTCTAAGACAGTTGTGAGCTGTTTCATTAATCTTCCTGAGCTCTGATATGATAGAAGTGCTCTTTTCTCTGTGCAGCCGTGAGATCAGAGGCCGCTGAAGGGCTTCACTGACATTAGATACGTCCACAACTTTTGTAGATTATTATTCTTTCTTCTGTATTATATGCCAAGATGCAACTAAGTTATTGATGGAGACATAAAGAACTAAAAGAAGAGAGACAGTAGTGCTGTCTGGGCTACTTTATTCTGGTTCCTCTGCATCCAATCTGAGGCAGAAGGAAGCCCAAAATGTTTATTTTTTCTTGCAAATTTCCAAGTAAACTTCCCATTAGgggataaaattaattttaaatctatcacaattttcttttttttttccttgttctCGATGTAAAATTTAGGAAACTTCAAATGATATGGATTTTGACTATCATGCTCAATGGAGCTGATGCTCAGTTTGATCTCCAATAAGAAAGATAGAGTTAAATCACAGTTTCAAAATAGTATGTATCTGAACTCTAAGAACAGGTTTAAATCCAGATCTCTTCATTACACCACTAATAGAAGTACGGAAGTACTTTTGCTCCTCCTTTCAAAGAAAATAACCTACAATAAACTAGGCATATGAGTTCCATTGGCACCATGGCTGTAGTATTGGATGAAGTTGCATTGATTCCTTGAATCACTAGAACTTGTAGCTTTTCTCTACCAGAAGTATTGCGGTGGATTATTACAAGACAAAAGGTGATCCTCTCAAAAAGTCCTTTCCACTTTGGTATTAGTTTAACATGGCTTATGCCAGGAGAAATGATTAGCTTCTTTTAATTTCTCAAGTTCAAGTGTTCTTAGAGCAAACCTTTCCACTTGCACTTGTAGCTCAGCTAAACTTGCTCAAGTATTTTACCAAAAGTGAGTAGCTAGTGAGAGGTCAACATGTACAGTTTTATTCCACAAGAAGAAAGAttgtatttataataaaaaatattcattgtttaataaaaaaagaaaaagaagattgtgACATCTTCTTATCCTTTCGTATGCACTCTTGACTTGGATGGCCACCTGTTGATCACCCTCGAAAGAAAATTCACTGCAATGATTTGATCAGAGTCTCTTAGTCCCCTCCATTTTGGTGTCTTGTTATATTTCTATGACTGTAATCCAGGAATTCAGGTGTTGATAGAACGACGTGTCGAGTTTGTCCCCGCACGCATAAAGAGCATAACACCATTAGTTTATGCCACGCTTACCCTAATAGACGTCCCACAAGCTAACTCAAGCCAATAAACAAAGATCATTAGGCATCACATTAAGCACAAAGTAAGGATTTAGGCTACTTAGCTGCACCATGTGGTAAGTAGTAGTTGGTGGTGCAGCCTCCATCAAGGAAACAGCCACCTCCCACTACTGTAAGCTAATATGGCACTTcgcctcttcctttttctttgtgaTCATGGCTGCCCTCATTTAAAGCATATCAGATACGTGGATGCAATGCGGGGAGTCCGTACTCGAGCTATGGAATTGCATCAAAGATTAATGGTGCAATTTAGCTGGCCCTTAATTTGATTCTTAGAGTAGTTATCATGCTTATACTTCCAATCTTGCCCTCTACCTCAACTAAGACGTGGTTGAACTTTAAATAATCGTCAAAGAGTCCAATCATCACCAggatttcttctcttcttgatcTTAAGAATTTGCCGAGAGTTCACTGGTCGGAagataaaatccatctgaattttaGCTTCTTGCTAGAAACCACTTCAGGTGTGAGAAAGGATCTGTGATGGAAGTCGCTAGCCAGTTAATAAGAGTAGCACAACAACACAGGGTTAATAGAGGGATATCTATTGTGGATCCAAGGATCTGTGTAAAAGATTTAGACAATTTAGGAGTTGAGTTCACCTAACAAGCAGTAGTGGCGTGCTTTTGAGGAGGTCATGTCGCTGATCACTTTCAAGTATACGGTATAAATATGTTGCCACGCTTGTGCTGCATATTTTCCCACTGGCAGCGAGACAGCTTATGATCAGAATCTATCTTGCTCCTAGTCGACTAAAAGTTCTTTGTTGAGGCATGGATGGGCAACTTGGCTGGGGAACTCTCGACAATGGTGAGTGGAGAAAGGGGCCTTGGACTGCCCAAGAGGATAAGCTCCTCACGGAGCATGTCAGTCTCCATGGTGACGGAAAATGGAACTCAGTCTCCAAGTTAACAGGTACTTAATCTTTAACTGCTGCTTGTCACTTGTGGTATGAGCTCATCTGCTGATAGTGGTGGTTTTGTGCTGTAGGTCTGAGGAGGAATGGGAAGAGTTGTAGGCTTAGGTGGGTGAACTACCTGAGGCCTGACCTTAAGAGAGGGAATATCACTCCACAGGAGGAGATCATCATCCAAGAGCTGCATGCCTTGTGGGGAAACAGGTATTCACAGTCGGAATAAATCGGATCATGTGTTCTAGTCTTCATTCTTCATTGCTGAACTCTATGATTCTGTAGAAGCTCAATTTTCGCACATGTAGGTGGTCTAACATAGCTCGAAGCCTCCCGGGGaggaccgacaacgagatcaagaactactggaggacCCATTTCAAGAAGAGCAAGCCCTCGAAGAACGTAGAGAAGGCGAGAGCGAGATTCCTCATCAGGCAGCGACAGGAGGAGCAAGGGCAGGAGGAACAACAGCATCTGCACCAGGGTGCCCAGCAGCAACAAGCGGACATGAGAGCCGCCATGAAACGGGCGGAGGAAGCCGCGCTAGCGGAAGACATGGAAGAGACGACGTACATGTATTCCGTATCTTGTATGCTGCAAGGTGGCGGCTTTAGTGGCTACTCGAGCGATGGGTCCACCGGGGATGGCTCCTGGGGAAGCCTGTGGAATCTTGGTGACGTGCCAGATGACCTATGTGCAGTGACAGCACTGTATGGAGAGCGTCGAtgaatgccatgtaagggataatGTTGTTGACGCTGCGTGCACTGCGATGTCAACGAATCTGAGACTTCAAATAATTAAATACGGTGGTATCATTTCTTGGAAAGATTTAATCGATCACCATTTGCTTCAAATCCACGAGGGAAAACGAGTTCGTACTCGTGAATGAACTTTGTTTGGGTCTGTAATCCCTTTGGGCCGGACAAGTTGAGGTCCGTGTCACGATTTTAGCACACAGCCTCATAATGATAATGTAGCATCAGCCACTCCGGTCTATCTGAAAAGCCAAAACCATCGAAACGATGACGACTTCCGCTACGAAAAGAACGAACTGGCCGAGACACGAAAAGCATCGTCATCGAGGCTCACACCACAAAGCACGACGATCGAGAGATGACCATGGCCGCTCACGTGAGCGTTTCTCCCGCTGCTCGCGTGCTGGACTCGACGAATCGACAAAACCAAGCTTCTGCAGCAACCATCCGAACGAGTTAAAGTGCAAGAAGATTTTGGAGGTGACCGAAGGGACGGTGAGGGTAACCATTTATCGCTTAAAGAAAGGCCGAACCCATAGGCGGTGGAGACGTGAGCATACGGATCGGACACATGTACGCAAGAGATGGCAGCCAACAGTCCTGAGAGCTACCGAGCCTCACTACACCTCCCACACGCGTCGCCCGTATTCCGACACCACCTCGCTATTTATGTTCCCATGCTCATCCCCACCCTGCCAGCGAAGCTGAGAACCAGCGAGGGATAGTGACGGACCGAAGGTAAGCTCGTCTTGCCGCTGCATTCTGTGCTTTGGGAGCCTCGCAGAGGTGGTCGAGTGTTTCACTCCCTCGAGATGGCTCAGACGGTG is from Musa acuminata AAA Group cultivar baxijiao chromosome BXJ3-8, Cavendish_Baxijiao_AAA, whole genome shotgun sequence and encodes:
- the LOC103993149 gene encoding uncharacterized protein LOC103993149, encoding MASSSNPGATGTDAPSISITVERNPPQSRLLELGIKSWPKWGCPPGRFPLKFDAEEMCYLVKGKVTAYIKGSSESVEFGAGDLVIFPKGLSCTWDVSAPVDKYYKFASSSS
- the LOC135644797 gene encoding MYB-like transcription factor EOBII; amino-acid sequence: MDGQLGWGTLDNGEWRKGPWTAQEDKLLTEHVSLHGDGKWNSVSKLTGLRRNGKSCRLRWVNYLRPDLKRGNITPQEEIIIQELHALWGNRWSNIARSLPGRTDNEIKNYWRTHFKKSKPSKNVEKARARFLIRQRQEEQGQEEQQHLHQGAQQQQADMRAAMKRAEEAALAEDMEETTYMYSVSCMLQGGGFSGYSSDGSTGDGSWGSLWNLGDVPDDLCAVTALYGERR